The following are encoded in a window of Geobacter metallireducens GS-15 genomic DNA:
- a CDS encoding 3'-5' exoribonuclease YhaM family protein: protein MNKVYVSSIKDRDQLESVFLVKDKIMAMAKNGKPYMTLKLMDKTGEIEGRVWDNVDELSAIFDRDDFVAIRCKASVYLGKMQLIISELVRVPDDRVQLADFLPESDRPVGEMEQELAVLLASFTDPHLKSLMDAFFGDAELMALYRIAPAAKGMHHVYLGGLLEHSLAVARLVDTIIPLYGGLNRDLLVAGALLHDVGKVREMTYQRSFDYTDEGKLLGHITIGVEMVQERIAAIPGFPTELAMLLKHMLLSHHGQYEYGSPKRPKTVEATILNYLDDLDSKINGIRTHIRKEAESQSRWSSYHRLYDRYFYKENYSCGEEYDEAAEAEAEGAAPEPPAQQPATAPESPAAPAPHPRGEEQKKKGFHNNPFEQLQGKNLDLFNQ from the coding sequence TTGAACAAAGTGTATGTGAGCAGCATCAAGGATCGGGACCAGCTGGAGTCGGTCTTTCTCGTAAAAGACAAGATCATGGCCATGGCCAAGAACGGCAAGCCGTACATGACGCTGAAGCTCATGGACAAGACCGGCGAGATCGAGGGGCGGGTCTGGGACAACGTGGACGAGCTCTCCGCCATCTTTGACCGGGACGACTTCGTTGCCATCCGTTGCAAGGCCAGCGTCTACCTGGGGAAGATGCAGCTCATCATCTCCGAACTGGTGCGGGTGCCGGACGATCGGGTGCAGCTGGCCGACTTTCTTCCCGAATCGGACCGCCCCGTGGGCGAGATGGAGCAGGAGCTTGCCGTGTTGCTGGCGAGCTTCACCGATCCGCACCTGAAGTCCCTCATGGATGCCTTTTTCGGTGATGCCGAGCTCATGGCCCTCTACCGGATCGCGCCGGCGGCCAAGGGGATGCACCACGTCTACCTGGGGGGGCTCCTGGAGCATTCCCTGGCGGTGGCACGCCTCGTGGACACCATCATCCCTCTCTACGGGGGGCTCAACCGCGACCTCCTCGTGGCCGGGGCGCTCCTCCACGACGTGGGGAAGGTGCGGGAGATGACCTACCAGCGCTCCTTCGACTACACCGACGAGGGGAAGCTCCTGGGGCACATCACCATCGGCGTAGAGATGGTGCAGGAGCGGATCGCCGCCATCCCCGGTTTCCCCACGGAGCTGGCCATGCTCCTCAAACACATGCTCCTCTCCCACCACGGCCAGTACGAGTACGGCTCACCCAAGCGCCCCAAGACCGTGGAGGCCACGATCCTCAACTACCTTGACGACCTGGACTCCAAGATCAACGGCATCCGGACCCACATCCGGAAGGAAGCCGAGAGCCAGAGCCGCTGGAGCTCCTACCACCGCCTCTACGACCGCTACTTCTACAAGGAGAATTACAGCTGCGGAGAAGAGTACGACGAGGCAGCCGAGGCTGAAGCCGAAGGAGCCGCCCCCGAGCCTCCGGCCCAACAACCGGCAACGGCGCCTGAGTCGCCGGCGGCACCGGCACCGCACCCCCGGGGGGAGGAGCAGAAGAAAAAAGGGTTCCACAACAACCCCTTCGAGCAGCTCCAGGGGAAGAATCTCGATCTATTCAACCAATAA
- a CDS encoding hybrid sensor histidine kinase/response regulator, which translates to MTTVTNASKGTILIIDDEKVILDLTSIVLSNRGYTVYTAPDAMVGLEELEEHHPSLVLLDYMMPVMDGFTALKQIRQRFPDTYVIMFTGKGNEEIAVELMKAGASDYILKPFNNQDLVERIESVLRIRAVELRNRELMAERDKLLAEIAEWNRELEERVREKTEALQKAQAEIVQSEKLASLGYLSAGMAHEIRNPLNSINLFAQLLKSGCEEPEKLDYIDKILKEVDRIDDIMRKLLDASKRPRFQLSEVRLDRVIDATLEVFRPQTTLYGIEVVRAFRRVPPPFQADPSEIEQIFTNLFLNAIHEMQEGGTLAVLLDHDDREVIIRISDTGRGMPPDNVKKIFDPFFTTKTSGSGLGLAVVLRIVKTYQGKITVEKSDETGTTFAIRLPLLPS; encoded by the coding sequence ATGACTACGGTAACTAACGCCTCTAAGGGTACCATTCTCATCATCGACGATGAGAAGGTAATCCTTGACCTCACCTCCATAGTCCTCAGTAACCGTGGTTACACGGTCTACACCGCTCCGGACGCCATGGTCGGCCTGGAAGAGTTGGAGGAGCATCATCCAAGCCTGGTGCTCCTCGACTACATGATGCCGGTCATGGACGGTTTTACGGCCCTCAAGCAGATCCGGCAGAGATTCCCCGATACCTATGTCATCATGTTCACCGGCAAGGGAAACGAGGAGATCGCCGTTGAACTCATGAAGGCCGGCGCCTCCGATTACATCCTCAAGCCCTTCAATAACCAGGATCTGGTGGAACGGATCGAGAGCGTCCTGCGGATCAGGGCGGTGGAGCTCAGGAACCGCGAGCTGATGGCGGAGCGGGATAAGCTTCTGGCCGAGATTGCAGAGTGGAACCGGGAGTTGGAGGAACGGGTGCGGGAGAAGACCGAGGCTCTCCAGAAAGCCCAGGCGGAAATCGTCCAGTCGGAGAAGCTCGCTTCGCTGGGGTATCTTTCGGCCGGCATGGCCCATGAGATCAGAAATCCCCTCAACTCCATCAATCTCTTTGCCCAGCTCCTGAAAAGCGGCTGCGAAGAACCGGAGAAGCTTGACTATATCGATAAGATCCTCAAGGAGGTGGACCGGATCGACGACATCATGCGCAAGCTCCTCGATGCGTCCAAGCGCCCCCGCTTCCAGTTGAGCGAGGTGCGGCTCGACCGGGTCATCGATGCCACCCTGGAGGTGTTCAGACCCCAGACCACCCTCTACGGCATCGAGGTGGTGAGGGCCTTCCGTCGTGTCCCTCCCCCCTTTCAGGCAGACCCCTCCGAGATCGAGCAGATCTTCACCAACCTTTTCCTGAACGCCATCCACGAGATGCAGGAAGGCGGGACCCTTGCCGTCCTGCTCGACCATGACGACCGGGAGGTCATCATCCGGATCTCCGACACCGGCAGGGGAATGCCGCCGGATAATGTGAAGAAAATCTTTGATCCCTTCTTCACCACCAAGACCAGCGGTAGCGGCCTCGGCCTTGCGGTGGTGCTCCGCATCGTCAAGACCTATCAGGGGAAGATCACCGTGGAGAAGAGCGACGAAACCGGCACCACCTTTGCCATCAGGCTCCCCCTTCTCCCTTCCTGA
- a CDS encoding zinc dependent phospholipase C family protein codes for MIPMPILPIFLLIILFVPANAFAWGAGIHLQLGTAVINNLQAVSPAVAAVVGAFPHDFLYGCIAADITLGKKFTHYLQHCHRWRIGMKVLEYAWNPPQKACAYGYLAHLAADTVAHNYYVPAKTMESFSTLTLKHAYWEMRLETYVDQEIWETGKKVATENYKANDALLRNVLSDTLFSFGTNKRIFNSILLVSRLEKWQQVLKTLSDTSRYTLEEDDRSEYLDLAEEAVFDFLNRLEESRYFQADPTGERALATAEAVRKNLRLLYNAGKITKEDAVAQVDAMRARLREAIWEPEKLLQILSKG; via the coding sequence ATGATTCCCATGCCTATCCTGCCGATATTTCTGCTCATCATCCTCTTCGTACCCGCCAATGCCTTTGCCTGGGGTGCCGGCATCCACCTCCAGCTCGGCACTGCCGTCATCAACAACCTCCAGGCCGTGAGCCCCGCCGTAGCGGCCGTCGTCGGCGCCTTCCCCCACGATTTCCTCTACGGCTGCATCGCGGCGGACATCACCCTGGGCAAGAAGTTCACCCACTACCTCCAGCACTGCCACCGCTGGCGGATCGGGATGAAGGTCCTGGAGTACGCCTGGAACCCGCCCCAGAAGGCCTGCGCCTACGGCTACCTCGCGCACCTGGCCGCCGATACCGTGGCCCACAACTACTACGTCCCCGCCAAGACCATGGAGAGTTTCTCCACTCTCACTCTCAAACACGCCTACTGGGAGATGCGTCTGGAGACCTATGTGGACCAGGAGATATGGGAGACGGGGAAGAAGGTCGCCACGGAAAACTACAAGGCCAACGACGCGCTTTTGCGGAACGTCCTCTCGGACACCCTCTTCTCCTTCGGCACCAACAAGCGGATCTTCAATTCGATCCTCCTGGTGAGCCGCCTGGAGAAGTGGCAGCAGGTGCTCAAGACCCTCTCCGACACCTCCCGGTACACCCTGGAGGAGGACGACCGGAGCGAGTACCTGGACCTGGCAGAGGAGGCGGTGTTCGACTTCCTGAACCGGCTGGAGGAATCCCGCTACTTCCAGGCCGACCCCACGGGAGAGCGGGCACTTGCCACCGCCGAGGCGGTCAGGAAAAACCTCCGGCTCCTCTACAACGCCGGCAAGATCACCAAGGAAGATGCCGTCGCCCAGGTGGACGCCATGCGAGCCCGGCTCCGGGAGGCCATCTGGGAGCCGGAAAAGCTCCTCCAGATACTGTCAAAAGGATAA
- a CDS encoding tetratricopeptide repeat protein, producing MKRLLVLIVMALFSLTACAVTDASRKQASYHFQMGLSYLGENDATRALIELAEAEKLTPDDPALLNSLGLAYFYKKRYDLAELKYRRAIELKPDYSEARNNLGVNYLEMQRWDDAVAQFTLVLADLFFINHEDARINLGLAYLGKGDYPKSLDILRQAVATSPQNIVARVGLGRVYFAMDRNDLAIQEFTKAVELNKNYQNGYYYLALAHLKGKDYVSAADAFREAIRIAPDSEKGRLSREYLESMR from the coding sequence GTGAAACGTCTACTTGTGCTGATCGTCATGGCGCTCTTTTCCCTCACAGCCTGTGCCGTAACCGACGCCTCCCGGAAGCAAGCATCCTATCACTTTCAAATGGGTCTTTCCTATCTAGGGGAAAACGATGCGACCCGTGCCCTTATCGAACTCGCTGAAGCGGAGAAGCTAACCCCCGATGATCCCGCCCTCCTGAACAGCCTCGGCCTCGCCTATTTCTACAAAAAACGGTACGATCTCGCCGAACTCAAGTATCGTAGGGCTATCGAGCTGAAGCCCGATTATTCCGAGGCCAGGAACAACCTGGGGGTGAACTACCTGGAGATGCAGCGGTGGGATGATGCCGTGGCCCAGTTCACGTTGGTTCTGGCCGATCTGTTCTTCATCAACCATGAGGACGCCCGGATTAACCTCGGTCTCGCCTATCTGGGCAAGGGCGATTATCCGAAGTCACTCGACATTCTGCGTCAGGCGGTTGCAACCTCTCCCCAGAACATTGTCGCCCGGGTTGGCCTCGGCCGGGTATACTTTGCCATGGACCGCAACGATCTGGCGATTCAGGAATTCACCAAGGCCGTTGAGCTTAACAAGAATTATCAGAACGGATACTACTATCTTGCCCTTGCCCATCTGAAGGGTAAAGACTATGTGTCTGCAGCCGATGCGTTCCGCGAGGCGATCCGGATAGCACCCGATTCGGAGAAGGGGCGTCTTTCCCGGGAATATCTGGAATCAATGCGCTGA
- a CDS encoding MBL fold metallo-hydrolase, translating to MIFEIVVVGPMGVNCFILGCEETKEGVVVDPGADAGRILDRVRALGLTIRTVINTHGHFDHIGGNKAVLEATGGRLMIHRDDVHFLSRAADVAANYGLSTANSPPPDELLEDGMTVTFGKCAMKVFHTPGHTPGGCCLYLEGEGKVITGDTLFAESVGRTDFPGSSHEALITSIRTKLLPLPDETQVFPGHGEASSIGREKLYNPYLNG from the coding sequence ATGATCTTCGAAATCGTTGTTGTCGGCCCCATGGGGGTCAACTGCTTCATCCTCGGCTGTGAGGAAACCAAAGAGGGAGTGGTGGTGGACCCCGGCGCCGATGCGGGGCGCATCCTCGACCGGGTCCGGGCTCTTGGCCTCACCATCCGCACGGTCATCAACACCCACGGCCACTTCGACCATATAGGGGGGAACAAGGCGGTCCTGGAGGCAACCGGCGGCCGGCTCATGATCCATCGGGATGACGTCCACTTCCTGTCCCGGGCCGCGGACGTGGCGGCCAACTACGGCCTTTCCACCGCGAACTCCCCCCCGCCGGACGAGCTTCTTGAGGACGGGATGACGGTTACCTTCGGCAAATGCGCCATGAAGGTCTTCCACACGCCGGGTCACACGCCGGGGGGATGCTGTCTCTACCTGGAAGGGGAGGGTAAGGTCATCACCGGGGACACCCTCTTTGCCGAGTCGGTGGGACGGACCGATTTCCCCGGCTCCTCCCACGAGGCCCTTATAACCTCCATCCGCACGAAGCTCCTCCCCCTCCCCGACGAGACCCAGGTCTTCCCGGGACACGGCGAGGCGAGCTCCATCGGGCGGGAGAAGCTGTACAATCCGTACCTGAACGGGTAG
- a CDS encoding GAF domain-containing protein — protein MKSERIDPYRVKLSCVCGFSDFRAVPDKAKTVNPFYQKASLTPFVESEKGKMVLTMQRANREHLEIISLEEISMLVSSDFNLPEVLQHVTKKVAGQLKVSVCSIYLREGDDLVLAATHGFDPAFIGKIRLRIGEGITGTVAKEGSHISLTHASRDSRYKHFSELQEEKYNSMLSFPISDKKEVYGVINLNTTSIKSFQEDEIYFVSIIANLILTAIKLRQQVATGKKALQPSA, from the coding sequence ATGAAGAGTGAACGGATCGATCCCTACAGGGTGAAGCTGTCCTGTGTCTGCGGCTTTTCCGATTTCCGGGCCGTTCCCGACAAGGCCAAAACGGTGAATCCCTTCTACCAGAAGGCGAGTTTGACCCCCTTTGTCGAGAGTGAAAAGGGGAAGATGGTTCTGACCATGCAGCGGGCCAACCGGGAACATCTGGAGATTATCTCCCTGGAAGAGATCAGCATGCTGGTCTCCTCCGACTTCAACCTGCCGGAAGTTCTCCAACACGTGACGAAAAAGGTGGCCGGGCAGCTTAAGGTGAGCGTCTGCAGCATCTACCTCCGGGAGGGGGACGACCTCGTACTGGCCGCTACCCATGGCTTCGACCCCGCCTTCATTGGCAAGATCCGGCTCAGGATCGGCGAGGGGATCACCGGCACCGTCGCGAAGGAGGGGAGCCATATATCCCTTACCCATGCCTCTCGCGATTCACGTTACAAGCATTTCTCCGAGCTCCAGGAAGAAAAATACAACTCCATGCTCTCCTTTCCCATCAGCGACAAGAAGGAGGTGTATGGAGTCATCAATCTCAATACCACCTCCATCAAGTCGTTCCAGGAGGATGAGATCTACTTTGTCTCCATTATTGCCAACCTGATCCTCACAGCCATTAAGCTTCGGCAGCAGGTGGCCACGGGCAAAAAAGCGCTGCAACCGTCTGCTTGA
- a CDS encoding response regulator: MAEQAKKRILVVDDEENARIGLSKLLEREGFEVESVSNGYEALNYLNQRQVNVIVTDINMPEMNGITFLKELNKNFPASNVIMITAYGGVESYIEAMNLGAFEYINKPIKIDELKSILKKIFKEKEHRH; encoded by the coding sequence TTGGCAGAGCAGGCAAAAAAACGGATACTGGTTGTTGACGACGAAGAGAATGCCCGGATAGGTCTGTCGAAACTTCTCGAACGGGAGGGATTCGAAGTCGAAAGCGTTTCGAATGGCTATGAAGCCCTTAACTATCTGAACCAGCGGCAGGTGAACGTTATTGTCACCGATATCAATATGCCGGAGATGAACGGCATCACCTTCCTCAAGGAACTCAACAAGAATTTCCCCGCGAGCAACGTCATCATGATTACTGCCTATGGCGGTGTTGAGTCGTATATCGAGGCCATGAACCTGGGGGCCTTTGAGTATATCAACAAGCCCATCAAGATCGACGAGCTGAAGTCGATCCTGAAGAAGATTTTCAAGGAGAAGGAACACCGCCACTGA
- the coaBC gene encoding bifunctional phosphopantothenoylcysteine decarboxylase/phosphopantothenate--cysteine ligase CoaBC, producing MLNGKQIVLGVTGGIAVYKAVELVRLLTKAGADVHVIMTRSATEFVGPLTFQTLTANPVHTEIFNLIAEREIGHIALADRADLFIIAPATANVIGKIAGGIADDMLTTTVMATRASVLIAPAMNVNMCTNPIYRENEEKLRRHGYRFVAPVKGMLACGWEGEGKLQDPAIIMEEAVCALTRQDLVGERVLVTAGPTLEEIDPVRFISNHSSGKMGYSIARAARRRGAEVVLVAGPTCLDDPWGIETVHVCSAAEMRDAVMERVAASTVIVKAAAVADYCPKSRAAGKIKKSADAMVLELEKNPDILAEVGRVKGDRVLVGFAAETSDLVENARKKLTGKNLDLVVANDIGQPGAGFNVDTNIAKLLHRDGRVEELPLMGKDEMATIILDRAAGLRKQGMRGEE from the coding sequence ATGCTCAACGGCAAGCAGATCGTCCTCGGCGTCACCGGCGGCATAGCCGTCTACAAGGCGGTGGAGCTCGTGCGGCTCCTGACCAAGGCGGGGGCCGACGTCCACGTCATCATGACCCGCTCGGCCACGGAATTCGTGGGGCCCCTCACCTTTCAGACCCTCACCGCGAATCCGGTCCACACGGAGATTTTCAACCTGATCGCCGAGCGGGAGATCGGCCACATTGCCCTGGCCGACCGGGCCGATCTCTTCATCATTGCCCCGGCCACGGCCAACGTCATCGGCAAGATCGCGGGCGGCATCGCCGATGACATGCTCACCACCACCGTCATGGCCACCAGGGCGTCGGTCCTCATTGCCCCGGCCATGAATGTGAACATGTGCACCAATCCCATCTACCGTGAAAACGAGGAGAAGCTCCGCCGCCACGGCTATCGCTTCGTGGCTCCGGTCAAGGGGATGCTCGCCTGCGGTTGGGAGGGGGAGGGGAAGCTCCAGGACCCGGCCATTATCATGGAGGAGGCGGTCTGCGCCCTCACGCGGCAGGACCTGGTTGGTGAGCGGGTTCTCGTGACCGCTGGCCCGACCCTGGAGGAGATCGACCCGGTCCGCTTCATCAGCAACCACTCGTCGGGAAAGATGGGATACTCCATTGCCCGGGCCGCCCGGCGCCGCGGGGCCGAGGTGGTTCTCGTGGCCGGACCCACCTGCCTCGACGACCCCTGGGGGATCGAGACGGTCCATGTCTGCTCCGCCGCCGAGATGCGCGACGCGGTCATGGAGCGGGTCGCGGCGAGCACCGTCATCGTCAAGGCGGCGGCCGTGGCCGACTACTGCCCAAAGAGTCGGGCTGCGGGGAAGATCAAGAAGTCAGCCGATGCCATGGTGCTGGAGCTGGAGAAAAACCCCGACATCCTGGCGGAAGTGGGGCGGGTGAAGGGGGATCGGGTTCTGGTGGGATTTGCCGCCGAAACCAGCGATTTGGTGGAGAATGCCCGGAAGAAGCTGACCGGCAAGAACCTGGACCTGGTGGTGGCCAACGACATCGGCCAGCCAGGGGCCGGTTTCAACGTGGATACCAACATCGCCAAGCTCCTCCACCGGGATGGGCGTGTCGAGGAACTCCCCCTCATGGGGAAGGATGAGATGGCGACGATTATCCTCGACCGGGCGGCCGGGCTGCGGAAGCAGGGAATGAGAGGAGAAGAGTAG
- a CDS encoding helix-turn-helix domain-containing protein, with product MSDALTPGKGGTSIGILLRETRESRGESREDAARVTRIGKNYLAALEEESFDKLPSPAYVKGFLRVYGKHLGLSPDDLVARYEEQLVPAPATEQEEDEGGAPPVARVAIPPIRNRWMIPLVLLALVLVTATIIPQREPAPVRPVPEPVPARVLLAPPPVQSPLSSVAAAPLSKLQEAPAESAEAASPEAAAPSTKPGGMVLKLKVNQDCWLDITIDGAVSQQYDLKAGDLIEWKGERVFSLDLGNAGGVEAEFNGKVLPSFGEAGKTAHVTLPAEYTAEQ from the coding sequence TTGTCTGACGCGCTCACCCCCGGGAAAGGGGGAACATCCATTGGTATCCTGCTGCGAGAGACCCGCGAGTCCCGTGGGGAGTCGCGGGAGGACGCCGCCCGCGTCACCCGCATCGGCAAGAATTATCTTGCCGCCCTCGAAGAGGAATCCTTTGACAAGCTTCCGAGTCCCGCCTATGTAAAGGGGTTTCTGCGGGTGTACGGAAAGCACCTGGGACTCTCTCCGGATGACTTGGTCGCCAGGTACGAGGAGCAACTGGTTCCTGCACCTGCCACGGAGCAGGAGGAGGACGAGGGAGGGGCGCCGCCTGTTGCCCGCGTAGCGATCCCCCCAATCCGCAACCGCTGGATGATTCCCCTGGTTCTCCTTGCCCTGGTGCTCGTCACCGCTACGATTATTCCTCAGAGAGAGCCCGCACCGGTGCGGCCTGTGCCCGAGCCGGTTCCCGCCAGGGTGCTTCTTGCCCCGCCACCTGTTCAGTCACCCTTATCCTCGGTTGCAGCGGCTCCGCTGTCAAAGCTGCAGGAGGCACCGGCGGAATCCGCTGAGGCAGCTTCCCCGGAAGCGGCCGCTCCTTCAACCAAGCCGGGTGGGATGGTTCTCAAGCTCAAGGTGAACCAGGATTGCTGGCTGGATATAACCATCGACGGCGCCGTCTCCCAGCAGTACGACCTGAAGGCCGGCGATCTGATCGAATGGAAAGGAGAGCGGGTTTTTTCGCTCGATCTCGGCAATGCCGGCGGGGTGGAGGCCGAATTCAACGGCAAGGTGCTTCCATCGTTCGGAGAGGCAGGCAAAACCGCCCATGTGACACTTCCGGCAGAATATACTGCGGAGCAGTAG
- a CDS encoding NAD(P)/FAD-dependent oxidoreductase, producing the protein MPILIRNIVLAPGEGDDVLGTRVAERFGVPERDIQSLHLVRKSIDARRKPRVIIVCTVQCRLLDEAGFLVRHGHDPDVKAVKEEPQPVFPRLAGGGRIVIVGMGPAGLFAALRLAEYGLAPTILERGRPVEERTRDVQAFWSLGQLDTESNVQFGEGGAGTFSDGKLTTRVNDSRIGYVLQKFVDFGASPEILHLAKPHVGTDQLRRVVAGIRQGLLAAGCDIRFRSRVTDIVSREGRVGTVIVNGTDEIAADALVLAPGHSARDTYEMLARRGVHLQAKPFAMGVRVEHPQELINGIQYGKGHHPALPPADYALAHNDRRTGRSAYSFCMCPGGVVVAGSSEEGGVVTNGMSAHLRNTPFANSALVVTVGPDDFGSSSPLAGVEFQRHWERRAFEAGGGGYRAPAQNLLSFLGMKGGKGVSSSYRPRVTETDLSRVLPAAVTGTLREALPTFDRRMRGFVTAEATLTGVETRTSAPVRIVRGEDCQSVSLQGLYPTGEGAGYAGGIMSAALDGIRVADIIAGKMTAETRSAI; encoded by the coding sequence ATGCCGATTCTGATACGAAACATTGTCCTCGCCCCCGGAGAGGGGGACGACGTTCTGGGTACGCGGGTTGCCGAGCGCTTCGGGGTGCCGGAGCGGGATATCCAGTCGTTGCATCTGGTCCGCAAGAGCATCGACGCCCGACGCAAACCCCGCGTAATCATCGTCTGCACCGTCCAGTGCCGGCTGCTCGATGAGGCGGGGTTCCTCGTGCGGCATGGCCATGATCCTGACGTGAAGGCCGTGAAAGAGGAGCCGCAGCCGGTCTTCCCGCGGCTTGCCGGGGGAGGGCGGATCGTCATCGTCGGCATGGGGCCGGCGGGGCTTTTTGCGGCCCTTCGGCTCGCCGAGTACGGCCTTGCCCCCACCATCCTGGAACGGGGACGGCCGGTGGAGGAGCGGACCCGGGACGTGCAGGCCTTCTGGAGCCTGGGCCAGCTGGACACGGAGAGCAACGTCCAGTTCGGCGAGGGGGGGGCCGGCACCTTCTCCGACGGGAAGCTTACCACCCGGGTGAACGACTCCCGGATCGGCTACGTCCTCCAAAAGTTCGTAGACTTCGGCGCGTCGCCGGAGATCCTGCATCTGGCCAAGCCCCACGTGGGGACCGATCAGCTGCGACGGGTGGTGGCGGGCATCAGGCAGGGGCTCCTGGCCGCCGGGTGTGACATCCGTTTCCGGAGCAGGGTGACCGACATCGTCTCCCGGGAAGGGCGGGTCGGCACGGTGATCGTGAACGGCACCGACGAGATTGCCGCCGATGCTCTCGTTCTCGCGCCTGGCCACAGTGCCCGCGATACTTACGAAATGCTTGCCCGCCGGGGAGTTCACCTCCAGGCGAAGCCCTTTGCCATGGGGGTGCGGGTGGAGCATCCCCAGGAGCTCATCAACGGGATCCAGTACGGCAAGGGGCATCACCCGGCCCTGCCCCCGGCGGACTATGCCCTGGCCCATAACGACCGGCGCACCGGCCGCTCGGCCTACTCATTCTGCATGTGCCCCGGCGGCGTGGTGGTGGCGGGAAGCTCCGAAGAGGGGGGCGTCGTCACCAACGGCATGAGCGCCCACCTGCGCAACACCCCCTTTGCCAACAGCGCTCTGGTGGTCACCGTGGGGCCCGACGACTTCGGCTCCTCCTCTCCCCTGGCAGGGGTGGAGTTCCAGCGGCACTGGGAGCGGAGGGCCTTTGAGGCCGGCGGCGGAGGATACCGGGCCCCGGCCCAGAATCTCCTCTCATTCCTTGGCATGAAGGGGGGGAAGGGGGTATCCTCCTCGTACCGCCCCCGGGTAACGGAAACCGACCTCTCCCGCGTCCTTCCCGCTGCCGTGACCGGGACCCTGCGGGAGGCACTGCCAACCTTCGACCGGAGGATGCGGGGCTTCGTCACCGCCGAGGCGACCCTTACCGGCGTTGAGACCCGGACCTCGGCGCCGGTGCGGATCGTGCGGGGAGAGGACTGCCAGTCGGTGAGCCTGCAAGGGCTCTATCCCACGGGTGAAGGAGCCGGCTACGCCGGGGGAATCATGAGCGCCGCCCTGGACGGTATCCGGGTGGCCGACATCATTGCAGGGAAGATGACCGCCGAGACAAGGAGCGCGATTTGA
- a CDS encoding universal stress protein yields the protein MKTFSTIVFPTDFSENSEYAFDHALTLARQFNARLVVVHVINEPVDLRGFYVPHVSFEKLEEEIVAAAEKMMEKFCRTKLKDYANFTSSIVSGIPYDEILKKADEENASLVVMGTHGRRGIDHFLFGSTAERVVRNAKCPVMTVRPPEE from the coding sequence ATGAAAACCTTTTCCACCATTGTCTTTCCGACCGACTTTTCCGAAAACTCGGAGTACGCCTTTGACCATGCCCTGACCCTCGCCCGGCAATTCAACGCGCGGCTTGTCGTCGTGCATGTCATCAACGAACCAGTGGATCTGCGTGGTTTCTACGTCCCCCATGTCTCCTTTGAGAAGCTCGAAGAAGAGATCGTTGCGGCGGCCGAGAAGATGATGGAAAAGTTCTGCAGGACCAAGCTCAAGGACTACGCCAACTTCACCAGCAGCATCGTGTCGGGCATCCCCTACGACGAGATTCTCAAGAAGGCTGATGAGGAGAATGCCTCCCTTGTCGTGATGGGAACCCACGGCCGCCGGGGGATTGACCACTTCCTTTTCGGGAGCACGGCAGAACGGGTGGTAAGAAACGCCAAGTGTCCGGTGATGACGGTCCGCCCCCCCGAAGAGTAG